GGCGGAGCCGACCTCGTTCGCTTCCCCGCTGCCGACGTCGTGGAGGCACTTGCGGAAGTTGTCGTTGCAATCGCAATGACTCCTGCAACGAGATAGGTTGTCATTGCAATCACGGTTTTTTTGCGGCAAGTCTCTGCGGGATGGAAGGTATCGTTGGAGTCGTAGTGATTTCTGGAACTAAACTTATTATTGcagtcagattttttttaaatagtttacaATAATTCTTGTAAGAAAGTTATTACTATAGTGACAGTTATTCGTCTAACGAAATGGAACTGCTTGGCTCAGTCACAGTGACTCCTGAATAAACAGTTTTCATTGAGTTTTATTGTNNNNNNNNNNNNNNNNNNNNNNNNNNNNNNACTTTTTACAGCTACACTGACTCCTGAGACAAACTTTTTCCCATTACAGTCAAATtcactctagaaaaaaaaatcttgcactgTTGCATTAAACGGCACGAGCAATATTTTTTccagattatttttttgttatgtgtttgtgtggatccTGAGATTATTATCTATTGATATTTCTATCATTAACACTGGCCAATTTCGTATAAGGTGCGTTCAGAATCTGTCGCGTTCTGCCCTTCTCCttcatctgtttgtttgcttattgaTTTGTGATATCACGCTGGTTTTATGGATCATATTCTTTTATTAGCATACTCTTGAATTCTCCCTCTGTTCTCCCCTCCCTTTGCACTATTGTgttttctctaattttctctttccattctttctcgtaacccctcattctcattttctctttctttttcttctcgtctcctcctttcttgcttttatccctttcttctcttttctttttgttccatattttctgatccttcttcctcttcgccgacttttctttttccctctttttccctctccctcctccctttctcccctcttttcccctctcccttccctaaaGGCTGGTCCCcgatcttttccctctctcctcttccttttctctttcctctccccctctctcccttcatccattCTATCCTTCTCTAATTCTCTCCTTTATTtagtcctttcctcttcttcgtctccttttctccttgttcctctctctcgctcccccttctctgctctccttcctttcctcttctccacctctttcatttctccttttcttttcctttctgtaccaccatctccctctttccttcctctccacttcggctatttatcctcttctttcctttcgcaTCAAGATGAACCGTTGCAACAAATGGAATAGAACTAAACTATTGCCTCCCTTTCAACTCTTTCCTTGGATCaatatcctctcttcctccctttctccctctcctccctcctttctcccctcttcctccctttctcccctcttccccctctcctcccccctttctcccctctttccccctctcctccgccctttattcctctccatcccctcctccctttcaaccctctccatttctctcccctttcttccctctccatctcctcatcttcccttcctcgcctcttccccctttaaattaatttaaaaaatattattatttttattccctctctccaactctttctttcctctgccctttatctcctcttttcccctctccatcccgtcctcctattctcctttcttttccgatctccatcctctcctttcgtttttctccccttttttccccactcaacccttttctcctcttttctcaactctttcccgtctccttccttttttccttttcccccctcttcatccacttctcctctctttatcccctctcctccctttcctcctccctctccatcctctcctcttcgcttttcccccactccctcccctcctcctttctcgtctctttcccctctccctcctttcatcccctctctatcccccttacatcctctccccctccctttctcccatctacatcctctccccctccctttctcccctcatttcccctcccctcttccctttcctcatttgctgccctcatcccccctctcttccaacACCTACATGGTAAACGGGGATTCGTTGGTGATGTTGTGTCGCCTCTGGCCCGGCTCGAGGTCGTCGGGGCAGAGGTCGTGGTCGCGGCAGCAGGCGTCCACCTCCTTCAGCGTCCCGAGGTCGTCGAGTCCTTCTGCCACGTTGCCTGTGCCGCACCACTTGGTTCCTGCGGGAGGGACGGGGTCAGAGggcgtggggaagagaggggcggggtcagagggcgtggggaagagagggacgggGTCAGAGggcgtggggaagagagggacgggGTCAGAGggcgtggggaagagagggacgggGTCAGAGggcgtggggaagagagggacgggTCAGAGggcgtggggaagagagggacgggGTCAGAGggcgtggggaagagagggacaagGGAGGAGTGGCaaaggatgagagggaaaagggaggtgagggatgagggatgagtgggagggaatgagagggaataaAGGAGGTNNNNNNNNNNNNNNNNNNNNNNNNNNNNNNNNNNNNNNNNNNNNNNNNNNNNNNNNNNNNNNNNNNNNNNNNNNNNNNNNNNNNNNNNNNNNNNNNNNNNNNNNNNNNNNNNNNNNNNNNNNNNNNNNNNNNNNNNNNNNNNNNNNNNNNNNNNNNNNNNNNNNNNNNNNNNNNNNNNNNNNNNNNNNNNNNNNNNNNNNNNNNNNNNNNNNNNNNNNNNNNNNNNNNNNNNNNNNNNNNNNNNNNNNNNNNNNNNNNNNNNNNNNNNNNNNNNNNNNNNNNNNNNNNNNNNNNNNNNNNNNNNNNNNNNNNNNNNNNNNNNNNNNNNNNNNNNNNNNNNNNNNNNNNNNNNNNNNNNNNNNNNNNNNAGGCAAGAACATGTGTGCGCGTGATGGCAATAGTGAGCGCGAAGGGGAGGAGGTCGATCCAGCCAAACTTGCAAATGAAGGCAATTCCGCATTTATTACCCTGATTCAATTTATTCCACGGTGCGGTCTGGGTAATGACATTGGAAAATATTCAGATTTCATCCCGCGTCAAACTGTAAGTAAGTTGCCTGATTAGTTCCCTTTTTAGCGGGTTAGTTAAAGGAATTGcgattttacagtttttttttgcNNNNNNNNNNNNNNNNNNNNNNNNNNNNNNNNNNNNNNNNNNNNNNNTTATGCTTGTTATTAAGGAATGNNNNNNNNNNNNNNNNNNNNNNNNNNNNNNNNNNNNNNNNNNNNNNNNNNNNNNNNNNNNNNNNNNNNNNNNNNNNNNNNNNNNNNNNNNNNNNNNNNNNNNNNNNNNNNNNNNNNNNNNNNNNNNNNNNNNNNNNNNNNNNNNNNNNNNNNNNNNNNNNNNNNNNNNAGGTGNNNNNNNNNNNNNNNNNNNNNNNNNNNNNNNNNNNNNNNNNNNNNNNNNNNNNNNNNNNNNNNNNNNNNNNNNNNNNNNNNNNNNNNNNNNNNNNNNNNNNNNNNNNNNNNNNNNNNNNNNNNNNNNNNNNNNNNNCCTTCCCACctgaaaatacccccccccccagacgaaagaaagaattagagaagaagaaaaggaagaaaNNNNNNNNNNNNNNNNNNNNNNNNNNNNNNNNNNNNNNNNNNNNNNNNNNNNNNNNNNNNNNNNNNNNNNNNNNNNNNNNNNNNNNNNNNNNNNNNNNNNNNNNNNNNNNNNNNNNNNNNNNNNNNNNNNNNNNNNNNNNNNNNNNNNNNNNNNNNNNNNNNNNNNNNNNNNNNNNNNNNNNNNNNNNNNNNNNNNNNNNNNNNNNNNNNNNNNNNNNNNNNNNNNNNNNNNNNNNNNNNNNNNNNNNNNNNNNNNNNNNNNNNNNNNNNNNNNNNNNNNNNNNNNNNNNNNNNNNNNNNNNNNNNNNNNNNNNNNNNNNNNNNNNNNNNNNNNNNNNNNNNNNNNNNNNNNNNNNNNNNNNNNNNNNNNNNNNNNNNNNNNNNNNNNNNNNNNNNNNNNNNNNNNNNNNNNNNNNNNNNNNNNNNNNNNNNNNNNNNNNNNNNNNNNNNNNNNNNNNNNNNNNNNNNNNNNNNNNNNNNNNNNNNNNNNNNNNNNNNNNNNNNNNNNNNNNNNNNNNNNNNNNNNNNNNNNNNNNNNNNNNNNNNNNNNNNNNNNNNNNNNNNNNNNNNNNNNNNNNNNNNNNNNNNNNNNNNNNNNNNNNNNNNNNNNNNNNNNNNNNNNNNNNNNNNNNNNNNNNNNNNNNNNNNNNNNNNNNNNNNNNNNNNNNNNNNNNNNNNNNNNNNNNNNNNNNNNNNNNNNNNNNNNNNNNNNNNNNNNNNNNNNNNNNNNNNNNNNNNNNNNNNNNNNNNNNNNNNNNNNNNNNNNNNNNNNNNNNNNNNNNNNNNNNNNNNNNNNNNNNNNNNNNNNNNNNNNNNNNNNNNNNNNNNNNNNNNNNNNNNNNNNNNNNNNNNNNNNNNNNNNNNNNNNNNNNNNNNNNNNNNNNNNNNNNNNNNNNNNNNNNNNNNNNNNNNNNNNNNNNNNNNNNNNNNNNNNNNNNNNNNNNNNNNNNNNNNNNNNNNNNNNNNNNNNNNNNNNNNNNNNNNNNNNNNNNNNNNNNNNNNNNNNNNNNNNCCAAAACCTCCCCTCGCCTCACCTGGATAAATGATATGAGGGAAGTTGTCAGCGGGCGGCGGGCGGTCCCTCTTGTCCTGGGAGGCGCTGGCGTAGCAAGCGGAGATGAGGGCCGTCAGTTCAGCCGCCTCCACCACCGCGACGGGGCTCTCGCTCGCAGCCAACTCCCGCATGATCTCGTCTACAATGCGCCTNNNNNNNNNNNNNNNNNNNNNNNNNNNNNNNNNNNNNNNNNNNNNNNNNNNNNNNNNNNNNNNNNNNNNNNNNNNNNNNNNNNNNNNNNNNNNNNNNNNNNNNNNNNNNNNNNNNNNNNNNNNNNNNNNNNNNNNNNNNNNNNNNNNNNNNNNNNNNNNNNNNNNNNNNNNNNNNNNNNNNNNNNNNNNNNNNNNNNNNNNNNNNNNNNNNNNNNNNNNNNNNNNNNNNNNNNNNNNNNNNNNtaggagagaatgggaaaaaaagaggagggggagaaagagataggtatgaagggagagatggagatgagagggaagaggttAGGCGAGGGGAAGAAAGGTAAGGAATGGGTAagcggaaggaaagagaaaaagaaagaaattgggaGAGCaagggtgaaagagaaggaacaaGGGAATAAGAATGATGAATGAGGGGACAGATAGGGAGATAAGAAGGGATAAGAGGGCGGgacgagagagatggaaaacGTTGGATTAGAAATAcatgcaataaatttcaataatctgACACAAGCAATACATTCATGCAGCTATAGTAATGGAGCCAAAGCGTATTAACAGTAAATATTACGTCAATGATTATTGTTACGGTAATTGTCAAAGGAAAGGGTATCGAATGGGGAAATTTCACGTTAACTGCGGCTTATAACACACGCAGAAATTCGCTCGGTTGNNNNNNNNNNNNNNNNNNNNNNNNNNNNNNNNNNNNNNNNNNNNNNNNNNNNNNNNNNNNNNNNNNNNNNNNNNNNNNNNNNNNNNNNNNNNNNNNNNNNNNNNNNNNNNNNNNNNNNNNNNNNNNNNNNNNNNNNNNNNNNNNNNNNNNNNNNNNNNNNNNNNNNNNNNNNNNNNNNNNNNNNNNNNNNNNNNNNNNNNNNNNNNNNNNNNNNNNNNNNNNNNNNNNNNNNNNNNNNNNNNNNNNNNNNNNNNNNNNNNNNNNNNNNNNNNNNNNNNNNNNNNNNNNNNNNNNNNNNNNNNNNNNNNNNNNNNNNNNNNNNNNNNNNNNNNNNNNNNNNNNNNNNNNNNNNNNNNNNNNNNNNNNNNNNNNNNNNNNNNNNNNNNNNNNNNNNNNNNNNNNNNNNNNNNNNNNNNNNNNNNNNNNNNNNNNNNNNNNNNNNNNNNNNNNNNNNNNNNNNNNNNNNNNNNNNNNNNNNNNNNNNNNNNNNNNNNNNNNNNNNNNNNNNNNNNNNNNNNNNNNNNNNNNNNNNNNNNNNNNNNNNNNNNNNNNNNNNNNNCGCAGTTTTGTGAGAATCCAAACAGCTGGAAAGCTCGATAAGAGAATTGCGCTGAAGACGTGTTTATCGAGCATGCaaaatattttcctattttttNNNNNNNNNNNNNNNNNNNNNNNNNNNNNNNNNNNNNNNNNNNNNNNNNNNNNNNNNNNNNNNNNNNNNNNNNNNNNNNNNNNNNNNNNNNNNNNNNNNNNNNNNNNNNNNNNNNNNNNNNNNNNNNNNNNNNNNNNNNNNNNNNNNNNNNNNNNNNNNNNNNNNNNNNNNNNNNNNNNNNNNNNNNNNNNNNNNNNNNNNNNNNNNNNNNNNNNNNNNNNNNNNNNNNNNNNNNNNNNNNNNNNNNNNNNNNNNNNNNNNNNNNNNNNNNNNNNNNNNNNNNNNNNNNNNNNNtttatttgtttattttctccatTCCCTTTGGATAGCTGAGGTTTNNNNNNNNNNNNNNNNNNNNNNNNNNNNNNNNNNNNNNNNNNNNNNNNNNNNNNNNNNNNNNNNNNNNNNNNNNNNNNNNNNNNNNNNNNNNNNNNNNNNNNNNNNNNNNNNNNNNNNNNNNNNNNNNNNNNNNNNNNNNNNNNNNNNNNNNNNNNNNNNNNNNNNNNNNNNNNNNNNNNNNNNNNNNNNNNNNNNNNNNNNNNNNNNNNNNNNNNNNNNNNNNNNNNNNNNNNNNNNNNNNNNNNNNNNNNNNNNNNNNNNNNNNNNNNNNNNNNNNNNNNNNNNNNNNNNNNNNNNNNNNNNNNNNNNNNNNNNNNNNNNNNNNNNNNNNNNNNNNNNNNNNNNNNNNNNNNNNNNNNNNNNNNNNNNNNNNNNNNNNNNNNNNNNNNNNNNNNNNNNNNNNNNNNNNNNNNNNNNNNNNNNNNNNNNNNNNNNNNNNNNTATATATATNNNNNNNNNNNNNNNNNNNNNNNNNNNNNNNNNNNNNNNNNNNNNNNNNNNNNNNNNNNNNNNNNNNNNNNNNNNNNNNNNNNNNNNNNNNNNNNNNNNNNNNNNNNNNNNNNNNNNNNNNNNNN
The sequence above is a segment of the Penaeus monodon isolate SGIC_2016 chromosome 25, NSTDA_Pmon_1, whole genome shotgun sequence genome. Coding sequences within it:
- the LOC119589097 gene encoding phospholipase A2-like (The sequence of the model RefSeq protein was modified relative to this genomic sequence to represent the inferred CDS: added 12 bases not found in genome assembly), with protein sequence MQWAGVAVLWAAAVTWAIPAPGSYFTDEAAGRLLHYDVHSGDCVLFGDRRIVDEIMRELAASESPVAVVEAAELTALISACYASASQDKRDRPPPADNFPHIIYPGTKWCGTGNVAEGLDDLGTLKEVDACCRDHDLCPDDLEPGQRRHNITNESPFTMSHCDCNDNFRKCLHDVGSGEANEVGSAYFSTGLFQCYRLAKPTAGCKQWAGLLTQACQEYNFNEDGDPRWQVFDMKSF